One window from the genome of Triticum aestivum cultivar Chinese Spring unplaced genomic scaffold, IWGSC CS RefSeq v2.1 scaffold157554, whole genome shotgun sequence encodes:
- the LOC123176626 gene encoding uncharacterized protein isoform X1 — MFSSVVKVLEYVEKDGTDTGKRRQARGLLKYFQTFDSAFFLHMMMMILALTNGLSKTLQRKDKDIVNAISDVESTKRELEKLRTNEGWDSLMRKVYCFCEKHDIPVLDMEDAYVNPKKPRQKTGINNEHYYRVDCFFAVLDLLGEEFNDRFNEAKLLKLAKHYPDDFNHQDMVTLEHELGLYIDNILHDTRFSSLDKIGDLAKLMVDTRKHLSYPLVYRLLKLALTLPVATATVERFFSYEDCEECFA; from the exons ATGTTCTCGTCGGTGGTTAAAGTTCTAGAATATGTTGAGAAAGATGGCACAGATACTGGAAAGAGGCGTCAAGCTAGAGGTCTTCTCAAATATTTCCAGACTTTTGATTCTGCATTTTTCTtacatatgatgatgatgatattagcTTTAACAAATGGACTATCAAAAACCTTACAGAGAAAGGATAAAGACATTGTAAATGCTATTTCAGATGTGGAATCAACTAAACGGGAGTTAGAAAAGCTCAGAACCAATGAAGGGTGGGATTCTCTTATGAGGAAGGTATACTGTTTCTGTGAGAAACATGACATTCCAGTACTGGACATGGAAGACGCCTATGTTAACCCAAAGAAGCCAAGACAAAAGACCGGTATTAACAATGAACATTATTACCGTGTTGACTGTTTCTTTGCTGTTCTGGATCTGTTAGGAGAAGAGTTTAATGACAGATTTAATGAG GCGAAGTTGCTGAAATTAGCTAAGCATTATCCCGATGACTTTAATCACCAAGATATGGTGACTCTTGAGCATGAACTTGGTCTCTACATAGATAATATACTCCATGATACAAGGTTTTCTAGCTTGGACAAAATAGGTGATCTAGCTAAACTGATGGTGGATACAAGGAAGCACCTCTCCTATCCTTTGGTATATCGGCTTTtgaagctagctttgactcttccTGTTGCCACTGCCACTGTTGAGAGGTTTTTCAGCTATGAAGATTGTGAAGAATGCTTTgcgtaa
- the LOC123176626 gene encoding uncharacterized protein isoform X3 codes for MFSSVVKVLEYVEKDGTDTGKRRQARDVESTKRELEKLRTNEGWDSLMRKVYCFCEKHDIPVLDMEDAYVNPKKPRQKTGINNEHYYRVDCFFAVLDLLGEEFNDRFNEVNSELLLCMSALSPSDLFSRFDKAKLLKLAKHYPDDFNHQDMVTLEHELGLYIDNILHDTRFSSLDKIGDLAKLMVDTRKHLSYPLVYRLLKLALTLPVATATVERFFSYEDCEECFA; via the exons ATGTTCTCGTCGGTGGTTAAAGTTCTAGAATATGTTGAGAAAGATGGCACAGATACTGGAAAGAGGCGTCAAGCTAGAG ATGTGGAATCAACTAAACGGGAGTTAGAAAAGCTCAGAACCAATGAAGGGTGGGATTCTCTTATGAGGAAGGTATACTGTTTCTGTGAGAAACATGACATTCCAGTACTGGACATGGAAGACGCCTATGTTAACCCAAAGAAGCCAAGACAAAAGACCGGTATTAACAATGAACATTATTACCGTGTTGACTGTTTCTTTGCTGTTCTGGATCTGTTAGGAGAAGAGTTTAATGACAGATTTAATGAGGTAAATTCTGAGTTGCTTCTATGCATGTCTGCTTTGAGCCCAAGTGATTTATTTTCTCGTTTTGACAAGGCGAAGTTGCTGAAATTAGCTAAGCATTATCCCGATGACTTTAATCACCAAGATATGGTGACTCTTGAGCATGAACTTGGTCTCTACATAGATAATATACTCCATGATACAAGGTTTTCTAGCTTGGACAAAATAGGTGATCTAGCTAAACTGATGGTGGATACAAGGAAGCACCTCTCCTATCCTTTGGTATATCGGCTTTtgaagctagctttgactcttccTGTTGCCACTGCCACTGTTGAGAGGTTTTTCAGCTATGAAGATTGTGAAGAATGCTTTgcgtaa
- the LOC123176626 gene encoding uncharacterized protein isoform X2 gives MLRKMAQILERGVKLERKDKDIVNAISDVESTKRELEKLRTNEGWDSLMRKVYCFCEKHDIPVLDMEDAYVNPKKPRQKTGINNEHYYRVDCFFAVLDLLGEEFNDRFNEVNSELLLCMSALSPSDLFSRFDKAKLLKLAKHYPDDFNHQDMVTLEHELGLYIDNILHDTRFSSLDKIGDLAKLMVDTRKHLSYPLVYRLLKLALTLPVATATVERFFSYEDCEECFA, from the exons ATGTTGAGAAAGATGGCACAGATACTGGAAAGAGGCGTCAAGCTAGAG AGAAAGGATAAAGACATTGTAAATGCTATTTCAGATGTGGAATCAACTAAACGGGAGTTAGAAAAGCTCAGAACCAATGAAGGGTGGGATTCTCTTATGAGGAAGGTATACTGTTTCTGTGAGAAACATGACATTCCAGTACTGGACATGGAAGACGCCTATGTTAACCCAAAGAAGCCAAGACAAAAGACCGGTATTAACAATGAACATTATTACCGTGTTGACTGTTTCTTTGCTGTTCTGGATCTGTTAGGAGAAGAGTTTAATGACAGATTTAATGAGGTAAATTCTGAGTTGCTTCTATGCATGTCTGCTTTGAGCCCAAGTGATTTATTTTCTCGTTTTGACAAGGCGAAGTTGCTGAAATTAGCTAAGCATTATCCCGATGACTTTAATCACCAAGATATGGTGACTCTTGAGCATGAACTTGGTCTCTACATAGATAATATACTCCATGATACAAGGTTTTCTAGCTTGGACAAAATAGGTGATCTAGCTAAACTGATGGTGGATACAAGGAAGCACCTCTCCTATCCTTTGGTATATCGGCTTTtgaagctagctttgactcttccTGTTGCCACTGCCACTGTTGAGAGGTTTTTCAGCTATGAAGATTGTGAAGAATGCTTTgcgtaa